The Nicotiana tabacum cultivar K326 chromosome 5, ASM71507v2, whole genome shotgun sequence sequence aggcaggatatggcgcgacttagggttactgaggacatggccctaaacagggaattgtggagatcgagcattaaggttgtaggttagggaaaaTTATGATGTCttttttacagcgcactagagtgagactagctagttaggaattagtcttaggatgctattgatcaactactaATGATGGGCTTTATCTTCTGTGTATTAATACCCTACatattctcgtatttcctatatctcttatattgttgttactcTGTTACTTTGTTTGTAtgttatttatgttatgttatggattttatggtattttatggTGTTTTATTATGAgactattgatagtactaatatagtgtctcttgttgcctcttgttgcctttttgagccgagggtctcctggaaacagcctctctgcccctcggggtagaggtaaggtctgcgtacatattaccctccccagaccccacttgtgggattacactgggttgttgttgttgttgttgttattacaaAGAGATTGTATTACTGGTTAAAATATGAGAATCATTATTCACCAAcactttaattaagaaattaattaATGAGATTAATCTGCTGACTGATATAAACTTTCATTCTTGGAAAAAATGTGAAGTCCAATATTTTGTTAGCTTAATCGGATATTGGCATCAACTCCCCGCTTGTATTTGGAAATATATTTCCAGAAAAGTAATTTATCTTAGGACAGTGTTTATGAAAGCCACCACTCACTCGTAAAACAACTCATGCATAATTACATTGTATGTTaactaataatatatatatatatatatatatatatatatatatatatatatatatatatatatatatatatatatatatgaattgcTACACCGATAAGAGCTAAATCGATACCAGCTTTACTAATCATTAAACATGTACAAATTTTAGTTTAAGAATTTTAAATGGAGTATGAAAAATTCTGCTCATACAATGTAGAGCCCAAATTTGTGCAAAGGAAGCTTTAAAGTCATCGGCCTTATGAATTGCAATGAGCTTATGCATATGGAGTATTTCAGTGAGTTCTCATTCAATTATTCCATTATCCTCTTCAACAGAACTTTTATTTCATGTCAAATGCAAAAGGGAGGACAACAATCCGACTACCTTTTGAATTTTTGCCTATACCAGCCTTCATATTGGTACTGTAAAACAGGAAAGAAGAGATATATCCCAACTTCTTAACACTAACGTTAACAATATGAACTTGAGAAGAACCAAAATTTCCAGTACAATACCCAAATCAAAAACTGTTTGTTCACAAACTCAAAATAGCTAATAGCCTGTTACATGCTTAAACGTATTTTGGCAAAGAAGGCAACCTAAGATCTAGGTTTCTCTTTCTTCTCCTTGAATAGAGCCAGCAGAGAGACACCAGAAACCTTCACAACCTTGAACCTAACACCAGGAATATCTCCCACGGCATGTCCTTTACGACCAAATCCAGCGATCAACACCTCATCCTGCAATGTAACAAGGTTAGCAACaagaaaactgaaaagaaaaaattgagaCATGTGAAGGAGAGAATATGAGAAAGCAAAAGGACGCACATTTTCTTCAATGTAGTTCAAACAACCATCATTGGGGACGAAAGCTGCAATCTTCTTCCCGTTTTTTATGAGTTGAACCCTAGCACATTTACGAATAGCAGAGTTTGGCTGCTTAGCTTCAATACCTCTGCACAAGACATTCCAGCAAGTTTGATGGTTAGATCCAAGTTCTACAAATCTGCACGGCTTGGAGGACAGTGTAATAAATATAAACAGAGTAAAGTGGACCTACATCTTCTCAAGCACAATGCCTTTGGCATGGGATGACCCAGCAAATGGCTTCTTCCATTCATTCCCAAGATGGGATTTCTTGTAGGACTTATCAGCCCACCTTTGCCTCCTGCGGTGGGACTTCAGCTTGCGTCCAGCTCCCATACCACGTGTCTTCCTGTAAATTTTTACCCATAATGACTTATATAGCTTATACGAGCAATATGGCTATGCTTTCCCCCTTCAACTAGTACCTTCTCAAGTTTACAGAATACTGCAGATATTACTTGATGCTATGGGATGACAAAACATAGGAATCTAAAATGAACTAATCATCCAATGCAACACAAACATAATCTTAATGGGCAATGATCTTCTCTCCCGACCGCAAAGAACCCTTAGTTAGTAGCTTAGAGTTGGTTGTATTCAGAGCTCAGCCAGAAGCTTAGAAAAAGAATTTTAGGTCCACTTGGGTTGAGGCAAGTGAAGTAATGAGGGATTTTATTAACTAATTTCATATAGAAACACTGTCTAGTGTCAATTGATAACAGAAATCGtgtaaaataaagcaaaatagaAACAGACGTATAGAGAGAAGGATGTAGagatttatttttttgattgTTAAGCATCTAGAGATTATTATTAGTTAATCTCACTCAAGCTGTATGTACCATTGTGATAAGAGTACTTTATAGAGTACCAATCTATCCCAAAGGTCACAAGACTTAGGCAGACAATTTAATAGATAATGTAAGATTATATTATTCGATGAACCATATAAAGCTTAATGTATAAATTGTCTCCTTAAATCTTCTGATTTTTGGGTTGAAGTTTGCATCCTAAAAAAGGCCATCTTAGTCCTATGAAATACACACTTGAATGAGATTATAACAATCTCCACACTTCTTTTGGTACATCCCAAGTCAACAATGATTTGAAAAATTGTTGTGAATTCATGTGGTAATTGACTAAGAATCGGCAGGTTCTTCAAGGGAAGCAGACAAGAGATGTAGGAAAGATGTGTGGAAGGAAAACCCGTGCTGATAATGTGTTTAAGATAATACTCCCTCCGTCAGAATTTGtggtagtttttcctttttagttcattccaaaaagaatgtagttttctatatttggaaacaatttaacttgAACTTTCAACCTTACCCTTAATAATAAGCTTTTATAGCTATATAAATGTAATGGCATGTTCAAGACCAGGCATGTCAAAGTCATTGTTACTCATTTCCCGAATATACTATagcacataaattaaaacggagagaGTAGTAAGCACAAAAAGAGATATACAAAAGATAAGTATTCTCACTTGAGGAATGTTCTTCGTAGGGTTAAGAATATACATACAAATGAGTGATAAGCTAGCAATGTAGCCACTACTTATTTTCCCTTATTACCCTTGTGAAGCCCGTACCATCTCTTTAATGGTAATGATGAGACGGTCTTGTCCATTCAACCAAATTTGATAAACACGCCCTCTTTCCCAGCATCTAGGTCTCTCTCCACATTCCTCATTTGCGGTGAAATCAAAATGTTATGTTCATTTTTGGGCGAACTCATATTCCCCATCGACAACTCCTCTTTGTTGGTTAGCCATTACAATTCGAATTTTCTAATCTTTCCTCTTCTTCAGCGGTTACCCCTCTCGTTTTCGACAACTACCTCCTTTCCAGAACAACAATTGGCACCCCCTCTCCATTACTTCATATCCACCAATGATCTActattttccatttctttttccgTTTAAATCGTACTCCATTTTTTCCCGAACAAACTTATATCCAATTCTTTCTTCCACTAAATACAAAATTACAAGTCTATGAAGCCCCTCACTTTGCTGGACTCTAAAGGAACTTTATTGTTTTTGAGATCTAACTCATGAAAAACAATGGTGATTGTATATTTGTATTTAATGAATTTGCAAGAACACAaaggagaagaaagagaaagaaggacCAGACTCGGGTTTTTAGATGAAAAAGTCCAACATTTTAGTGTCTTGGTGATGTACTCATACAGATGtctaaggaaaataaaaaaacgGGGACAATACTAACCTACTATAGCGATGTAGTAGGTTAGCAAAACccaatacatacatatatatatatatacatatatatatacatatatatatatatatatatatatatatatatacatatatatatatagggcctTACTAACCTACTACATGAGTGTACTAAGGTAGCACTCTTCCCAtcttttatttccttaaataccCTCACTACTTCTTGCCAGCTTGACATAAATAGTGACCTTTTTGTAAATTTAACATCAAACCCCTGTTTTCTTCGCCGTGATATCTTCAATTTTATTGAGAATAGTAACAAATCAAAATTTGGACCCTTTCTCAATTTTTGCACGTCATCCTTGCGCAGGAGACTTGCTAATCTTCTTTGTATCATTCTAACTTTATAATATTACATAGAATAATATATCTAAAGTCTCGTTTCTCTTATATTTGCTTTTGATGTAATACTTTTagatattttttctttagctgaTAGTATCATTTGGCGGGTAAAAGTTGCAAGTTTTGACAATCTTATTTAGTAAAATTGAACaattaaaacctttcaaataaACTTGGCTTTGCTatagatacaacaacaacagcaacccagtAAACTTGATATAGATAAACTTGGTATTTTTATTTACTAAGTAGGGTTTTCAGGTTAATAAGAAGAGTATTTAGGTAGTTTAACTTTTAATTTAGTGTTCATAACTTTTTCATTCAATCATAAATGAGTTTTTCGAAATCATGCGTATAAAATGATTGGGAATCCACGTGCAATGCATGTGCCAAAAAACTAGTATATACATCTATATTTGCATCATTATAAAGGTAGGAATTCTAATCtaaaaagttaaattatttaCATACCCTACTTATTAAAAAATATCAAGTTCATCtataaaaaataccaaatttatTTGAAGGGGTCTATCCTTCATATTAGTAACCAATTCTCTTATTTCTAAAAGAGCCATATGTTTAGGATCTAAAATCCATCCCAAGAGTCATAAGAATTAAGTGTACCAATTTAATACATAATGTATAGGTTACATGGTTCatggaaaaaaaaaagtatcGGAGTACTCAATTGACATCCATTAGAATAATGTATTCACAACACTCCCCATTATCAATGCATTCAATGAACAATGTAGATTATACGTACATCTGGTAAAATGTCTATTCAAGTCTTCTGACTATTGTGGTGGCTTTTGCACCATATGAATAGGTACTCTTAGCCTATTAAAAGATATGGTTGAATGAGAAAATATCTATTAAGTAACAATCTCcacactcatttttttatttcaatCTCAACATTActtgttaaattttttatcagTTGTAACATTACTGCGATTTCCCTGGTGTGACTATATCATAATCCTGCCCCCTAGCTCATTCTGAACATTTGATGCCAAATTAAATCTGCCAATTTTTGGTCCCTGCACAGATCTAACGTACTTAAACACTCACCATATCTACCATTACCATCAGTTTGCAGGGAAAATAGAACAATCCACGTGAAATCATTCCCTTAGATAATTCATTCGATGCAATTAACAACAATTAAGAGTTCAAATCGAGCATATAGTATCAGAATCCCATAACAAACAAAAAGAAACTCCCTTTTACTGTTTACTTCCATAATAGCGCCACTAGCAAATTATAGCAAATGAGAAAGTTCAAATGGAAGTAATATATAGTGGTTATAATTGCAATACGTATATCGAAATGgaaaaaaatggaggaaaaagaagaagaaagtttaCCCCATGTTTGCTGAGTGACAGAGGACTCCGACTTCAGACTGTTGTTTGTTATGTTGCTGATGAGGACAAGCCGCACACAACAGCCTAATAAAACCCTAACCTATCCATAAATTAGCTCTGGGTTTGGGCTGCTAGAGGAAGTTGGGCTCTAAGAATGCTTTGGGGCGTATCCTGAGCCCACAGCATCTGGCTTCTATAATTGTAGAAATAACACCATGTAACCGCTTTTAGATACTCTATTTAAGATTTAGTCAATTCCTTTAAAAGCTATTTAAAGTTTAGCAAATAGTTTGACAAACTTTAGACCGCTCCTCTTCCTCCTCGGCTtccttgtttggatggttgttaccgttgcattgtattgtattgttactttaaatataatatttttttattattacttaaattttattgtattgtatcattaaattcgtcgttacgtaatgatgaaaagtgtcactttagaaaacgaccgatttggtgtggtcacatcgttacctttttttttcctctcatcttgcccttccttattgttaaataattctttttatcttttgacctacttttttatataataattctacctcgtaccttaatttttttataatattgtaagttttttctttatattgttggtgcatgacatcatgaaatgacggaaaacaatacaatctatccaaatattatatacatCAAAATGATACAACACATACAATAGAATACAATACTATGCGATACATTATGaatctgtcacgccccaacttcggaaagtgcgaccggtgctcaaccgagtggacccggtcaagcaagccttttAGACTCTCTACTCGACTCACTTATGATCAAGAGAGGGCATATTTTGATTAGTTAGACAATAGGAAGATCATATATATACATTACTAAATTATTTCATTAGTTACATCGTTGTTAAGTTTCATAATACACACATCCTTATGATTAAGTGGAATAAGGGTCCAAACACCATATAACTCGTTTGACCTTTCTAACACCCATATGCAAACcccatagtgtctacggagcctctaaagatacaaaagaaaattatgataatgtcggcaacaaggcatcggctatacctcaaaacgtggtaaaatatgaacaaaagatacaatacatgaccccgggatgaaatggggctcactgagtctgctgggaagaggatgCACCACTATATGTGATCAACAttgtctgctatggaaccacctgcatccatttaaaggtGCAGCacctccggcaaaagggacatttgtattgtcgaatagtactagtatgtaaagctaaaacaATATCTCAATAAAATGAACACTAGTACAGGGGGAAacagtcatgagttcaataagagcttcaaacaatactaacacatcaagtaaggatcacataagttctcaagtcaatttccatcttATTAGGTTGGGGAAACTTTAGCGCCGatatgccacaatccacaatatcATTGTGTTCttatacggagtccgatctcaatCCGATCGGTTAGGTCAtttcatttgagacatcaaccatatccacaatttcaattaccaTTTCTAGCACAGTTACCACCATGTgtacggcatggcgtccgatcacgatccgatcggctaggtcatctcataagagacatcaaccacaattatatTATTTCACTTGGCAATAGAGTTACCACCATATGTACGACATgacgtccgatcacgacccgatcagctagaccatctcatttgagacatcatcttttcaatcaatcatctcacttcatatttctttcccGTCTTTTCAATACATTGGTACGAAATGGCCTCatttataaagtcattcttggcattTTGCCGAATATCACAATTCCAAATTCCTCGTTTACATTCAACATtattatcatcaacaacaacacaaaGGCCTATCATTTAAGACattagtacacatatgagcaatttgggaatcctAAGCACATAGAGGGTTTTTATACACTTTGGCATAACAATCATTATTTGAATTTGACTTGAAGTCCTAACCGTTTAACATATATTCCATATTTTTCCTCAATTGATAAGATAACATGATAAAGCATTAAGGCATTTGGATTACACATTGAACATATATCTTACAACAAAAACATATTCAGAATGGCAAACTGATCatacccaactatgccttataaaaaagactaagcggtcgttgcaaatatatttcggttaacaagtccggagtcgatTCCCACGGAAAATTAACCTATTAAGCACAActactagactcgcacaaattcgcgcaatcaatcttcagaaatatttaaataacaaaTTGGATATTTACTAATTAAATATCACGTAGTGAAAATGcagtaattaataactaactacgaacaagttgtagacaagatttggaatgatctaaggttatgatttttcCTATTGTCAGAATCCTTTTCGCTAAGTTTTCTCTATCGATCGTGAGCTTGATAAGTACATTTTACCTTATTTTAATATATCACTTTCCTCGCAAAAGTATAAAAATTATCATGTTTCTTTCACAAATTTAATTTGATTGCGCAGGAAATGCTACGAGAAGAATTGGTGCACAAGCAATAAAactttaagaagaagaagaagaaaaaaagggaaacaaGCTACGACAAAATACGGACTGCATAAAATCCATCTACCACAACAAAGTGATCGTAACcagattcaaaaaataaaagaatcttTCATAACCAAAACAAGTGATTATAACCAAACCAACTTGTTTTGGTTGATTATAAAAGCATACGATGAAGAAGGAGAGGGGGTAGCTCAGCAGACAACAAAAATCCATTTCAGTGTCTTTCCTTTGTATTTCAGTCAGTTGTTCAGTTCTTTGAATTTTCATCCAGTCATTACAACAGCTTTTATTTCTAGTTCCTAAGAAACATTAGCTTTGAAAATTACTCTATATCATGCTTTTAATTAAATAGGGGGAATTATTCTTTctgaatatttctttctattttcttatctaATGGACACGAATATTTTCATTAGCAATATTAGCTCCAGTATGGAGTAACTTTTCTTGTGTTGGGAGAAAGACGGatcttaatatttctatataatagtTGATATTATTCCTCAAATTCACATGCTTGAGCTAGAATTTATTTAACTTTTATCTGCTTTTACAGTTAgaagttatttaatttattaacacCTACCATCTTGTATTACATATTAACTATTTATTAATTCTGTAATCGAGAGAGTCGGAAGAAAATAATATAGTTAAGTGTAGTAttgataaatattaatatttattaagTAACATCTATCtattttatgttataattaattttatacttatttgtaatcgagagaggcgaaTAGTGTAATAATAAGTTATAACAAGTAGGGTAACCGAAAGGGACTTACTAACAAGAGCGTGTTTTAGTTCAATCATATATTGCTGGTTCTTTAATATTACTAGTTTGAAGATTAATTTGTATAACCGAAAGGAGTGCGATTAATTATTCAActtaagtaataatatatatttgtaatcgtgagaggcatttatacatttttgagaaatagaaattgaagaataaTAATTCTACTATATAGAAATATTAAGTGAAGTCAAGATCCCAAtacctttttattatatttataaaaaacaaaatattttatattgttttattcgtgcatttttagttagttaattcaCAACTCAACTCTTTCGGATTTTCTTaaatagtaattaaaacaagaaacgtctgtagaatagataaaccaatctctgtgggttcgacatctttctatactacaatttgacagagtacgagttTAAATAATATACGCCAGACACTCGTCAAATTTTTGGCgttgttgccggggattggcaaaaTCTACTACAAATTAATTGTTTTATTACTAATTTgagatttttgtttttaattattttgacttTTATGCAAAAATTTCAAGAAGTGTATGACCCGTTCCTCCTCGAGAGAACTAGTTGAAtacgatcctgaaattgaaaaATCTTCGCGGTTGTTGCGAAAAGGACAAGTTTTACAATCTCAAATTTCTTCACAAGATAAAATGGAGAACGAAGAacttaacaacaacaaccaactcCCGCCACATCAAGTAGAAGAATAGTTCGATGAAGTGGCACCACGACGTGATAGAATACTAAGAGATTATGCAAGGCCAGATCATTTTGAAGGAGAATCAAGTGTAAGGAGACCACCAATTGCAGCAAATAACTTTGAAATTCGCACAGGTTTGATTCAAACTATTCAACAGTCGTGCCAATTTACTGGTGATGCGAGTGAAGATCCTCACACCCATCTAATTGATTTTCTTGAATTAGTTGAAACTTACTGGTATAATGGAGTCATAACAGACGCTATCATGTTGcggctttttcctttttctttaaaaaatgaagccaaaatatGGTTGCGAAGTCTTCCAAGAGGTTCAATCACTACATGAGACCAAATGACTCAGaaatttcttaataaatatttttcacttGCAAAAACATTTAAAATGAAGCAAGAAATCAATAATTTTGTGCAAACAAATACTGAATCTGTATACCAAGCATGGGAACGATTAAAATCAATGCTAAGAAAATGCCCACACTATAGTATCCAATATCCTgacattttatatattttttatcatgGTCTTAAACCCTCTGCTAGAAATGTTATTGATGCAGCATCAGGAGGACCCATAATGAGCAAAACTACTGCGAAAGCCATGCAATTGCTCAATGAAATTTTAGAAAATGTTGTTCCATGGCCCTTTGACAGAATGATTGTTAAGAAAGCAGCAAGAGTCAATCAAGTTGAAGCTTGGAATTCATTAGCGCAACAAATTGCAACTCTAACACAAAAAGTTGAGGCATTTCAGGTAAATACTCAATCATCATCTCAACATGAGAATTGTGACGTTTGTGGAGGCAATCATCCCAATCATGAATGTCAAGCTTCAACGCAAAATGAAGGACAAGTAAATAGTATTGGATATAGAAACTGTTATCCATTCAATAGTCCAATGGCACAAAAACATCCTGGAT is a genomic window containing:
- the LOC107813833 gene encoding small ribosomal subunit protein uS12, which codes for MGKTRGMGAGRKLKSHRRRQRWADKSYKKSHLGNEWKKPFAGSSHAKGIVLEKIGIEAKQPNSAIRKCARVQLIKNGKKIAAFVPNDGCLNYIEENDEVLIAGFGRKGHAVGDIPGVRFKVVKVSGVSLLALFKEKKEKPRS